Proteins encoded by one window of Shewanella avicenniae:
- a CDS encoding FAD-dependent oxidoreductase, with translation MSNEKQKQLDPYTASVLQNGLSRRSFLTRAAMGTGGLALGGLVGTAEAAPVPCQQFGEIGGATVSFLPKPIEISDAEIASTQTFDVVVVGAGASGVPAALSAREQGASVAVLQKQAMAVSQGNTGSGIDLKNSDKSAVEALVNRLMADNQHRSSPELLREWAYNSGEAVSWVIDRAKQSGGQIVDQGTGPQHGIHGIAEKGDRLNFVTSFCGPKPYTTGDGMRALAKTAEKAGVKFFYQTPAKQLIQDKSGKILGVIAQDINGKYHKFLSKKGVILSAGDYQNNKAMCDFFIPDLKVFERKQQDRMGDGFAMAYWAGGVIEPVGHTKMLHDFDAGPASMCDMPFLTLNRKGERFVNEKVEMSLMNNYLKDPVNAGHYSQVFDADYMTTAKDWPGHLYSPEEIKVYMPEEPGEKKGVYPSLTNTYKADTLEELAVKLECDPKTFVANVKRYNELCAKGKDEDFGKPSKLMVPVVKPPFYGIHRRMRVSTLCSGMLVNKHHQALDADGKEIPGLFIIGNMAAGFYGGVDYPLTVFGLSLGRCYTFGYLAGKYVAKL, from the coding sequence ATGAGTAATGAGAAACAAAAGCAGCTCGATCCATACACCGCCAGTGTCCTGCAAAACGGTCTTTCACGCCGTAGCTTCCTTACCCGTGCAGCAATGGGTACCGGTGGCTTAGCACTTGGTGGTCTTGTAGGTACTGCAGAAGCAGCACCAGTACCATGCCAACAATTTGGGGAAATTGGTGGCGCTACTGTTAGCTTCCTGCCAAAACCAATCGAAATCTCTGATGCAGAAATCGCTTCAACCCAAACGTTTGACGTTGTGGTTGTAGGTGCTGGTGCATCAGGTGTTCCAGCTGCACTGTCAGCTCGTGAACAAGGCGCAAGCGTTGCTGTATTGCAAAAACAAGCAATGGCTGTTTCACAAGGTAACACTGGTTCAGGTATCGACCTGAAAAACAGTGACAAGTCTGCTGTTGAAGCACTGGTTAACCGCCTGATGGCAGATAACCAACACCGTTCAAGCCCTGAACTGCTGAGAGAATGGGCTTACAACTCAGGTGAAGCTGTATCTTGGGTTATCGACCGTGCTAAACAAAGCGGCGGCCAAATTGTTGACCAAGGTACTGGTCCACAACACGGTATTCACGGTATTGCTGAAAAAGGCGACCGTCTGAACTTTGTGACTTCTTTCTGCGGTCCAAAACCATACACCACTGGTGATGGTATGCGCGCTCTGGCAAAAACTGCCGAGAAAGCTGGCGTTAAATTCTTCTACCAAACTCCAGCTAAGCAACTGATCCAAGACAAATCAGGCAAAATCCTGGGTGTTATCGCTCAAGATATCAATGGTAAATACCACAAATTCCTGTCGAAGAAAGGCGTTATCTTGTCTGCTGGTGACTACCAAAACAACAAGGCAATGTGTGACTTCTTCATCCCTGATCTGAAAGTGTTTGAACGTAAACAACAAGATCGTATGGGCGATGGTTTTGCAATGGCATACTGGGCAGGTGGTGTTATCGAACCTGTTGGCCACACTAAAATGCTGCACGACTTCGACGCAGGTCCAGCATCAATGTGCGACATGCCATTCCTGACTTTGAACCGCAAAGGTGAACGTTTCGTTAACGAAAAAGTTGAAATGTCACTGATGAACAACTACTTGAAAGACCCAGTAAACGCTGGTCACTACTCTCAAGTATTTGACGCTGACTACATGACCACTGCTAAAGATTGGCCAGGTCACCTGTACAGCCCAGAAGAAATCAAAGTGTACATGCCTGAAGAACCAGGTGAGAAGAAAGGTGTTTACCCATCACTGACCAACACTTACAAAGCTGACACTCTGGAAGAGCTGGCAGTTAAGTTGGAATGTGATCCTAAGACTTTCGTTGCTAACGTTAAACGTTATAACGAACTGTGTGCAAAAGGTAAGGACGAAGACTTCGGTAAGCCATCTAAACTGATGGTGCCTGTAGTTAAGCCTCCTTTCTACGGTATCCATCGCCGTATGCGCGTATCTACTCTGTGTTCAGGTATGTTGGTTAACAAACATCACCAAGCACTGGATGCAGACGGTAAAGAAATTCCAGGTCTGTTCATCATCGGTAACATGGCAGCGGGCTTCTACGGCGGCGTTGACTATCCGTTGACTGTGTTCGGTTTGTCACTGGGTCGTTGCTACACCTTCGGCTACTTGGCTGGCAAATACGTTGCAAAGCTGTAA
- the rlmF gene encoding 23S rRNA (adenine(1618)-N(6))-methyltransferase RlmF encodes MAKSAKPAMNPVAKGKPAGKKPNKPTQPALTSAKKTGDKVTGKASTSSNLKFEVMQGVAGLHPRNRHQGSYDFTALVTAEPALKSFVTQNPHGQDTIPFANPEAVKLLNKALLAHHYAVRQWDIPAGFLCPPIPGRADYIHRLAALLYADCPSLQQAPVRLLDIGVGANCIYPIIAAVEYGWRVVGSDIDPVSVKNAQLIARSNPVLGQQIECRLQQRPQAIFSGIIAEGERYAVTSCNPPFHSSLAEAQQGTQRKLANLQKNQQQRGSKAATHSTPMAANAGKAALNFGGQKAELWCPGGEAAFLKNMAFESAQYAKQVLWFSSLISKNDNVRWMRKQLEKAGAVEAKVVEMAQGQKISRFIAWSFLNQAQRQQWCAQP; translated from the coding sequence ATGGCTAAATCGGCTAAACCTGCGATGAACCCTGTGGCAAAGGGCAAGCCTGCCGGCAAAAAGCCGAACAAGCCAACGCAGCCAGCATTAACATCAGCCAAAAAAACGGGTGATAAAGTAACTGGAAAGGCCAGCACTTCATCAAACCTCAAGTTTGAAGTGATGCAAGGTGTTGCAGGGTTGCACCCGCGTAATCGCCATCAAGGCAGTTACGATTTTACCGCATTGGTAACCGCCGAGCCTGCCCTTAAATCGTTTGTGACCCAAAACCCTCATGGGCAAGACACTATTCCCTTTGCCAATCCTGAGGCGGTAAAGCTACTCAACAAGGCGTTGCTGGCGCATCATTACGCAGTGCGCCAATGGGATATTCCTGCGGGGTTTTTATGTCCGCCCATTCCCGGTCGTGCTGACTATATTCATCGGCTCGCAGCCTTGCTGTATGCCGATTGCCCCTCATTGCAACAAGCCCCTGTGCGGCTGTTAGATATTGGCGTGGGGGCGAACTGTATCTACCCGATTATTGCCGCGGTGGAGTATGGCTGGCGCGTGGTGGGCAGCGATATTGATCCCGTGTCGGTCAAAAACGCGCAACTGATTGCCCGCAGTAATCCTGTGCTCGGGCAACAGATTGAATGCCGTTTACAGCAACGGCCGCAAGCGATTTTCAGCGGTATCATTGCCGAGGGTGAGCGTTATGCGGTGACCAGTTGTAATCCGCCATTTCACAGTTCGCTGGCAGAAGCGCAGCAGGGCACCCAACGCAAATTAGCCAATCTGCAGAAAAATCAGCAGCAACGCGGTTCAAAAGCTGCAACGCATTCTACGCCAATGGCGGCCAATGCAGGGAAAGCCGCACTTAATTTCGGTGGTCAAAAAGCCGAGTTATGGTGCCCAGGTGGTGAAGCGGCCTTCCTGAAAAATATGGCCTTTGAAAGTGCCCAATATGCCAAGCAAGTGCTGTGGTTTAGCAGCTTAATCTCCAAAAATGACAATGTGCGCTGGATGCGAAAGCAGCTTGAAAAAGCCGGAGCTGTAGAAGCTAAGGTGGTTGAAATGGCGCAAGGGCAAAAGATCAGCCGCTTTATCGCCTGGAGTTTTTTAAACCAAGCACAACGGCAGCAGTGGTGTGCTCAGCCCTGA
- a CDS encoding cytochrome c3 family protein gives MKNFKLFNIVLAAALTVFAGSTMAKGDTLLDQTHFAKGIKCASCHGDATPREAVPMTKCQKCHNPEKLAQKTKDMKPTNVHNNRHEGTQTDCAKCHQVHQPSKNSCIACHPRFDFKVP, from the coding sequence ATGAAGAATTTCAAATTATTCAACATCGTACTTGCTGCAGCATTGACTGTATTTGCTGGTAGCACTATGGCAAAAGGCGATACTTTACTGGACCAAACTCACTTCGCAAAAGGCATCAAATGTGCTTCTTGCCACGGTGATGCAACACCACGTGAAGCAGTGCCAATGACAAAATGTCAAAAATGTCATAACCCTGAAAAACTGGCTCAAAAAACCAAAGACATGAAACCTACCAACGTGCACAACAACCGTCACGAAGGTACTCAAACAGATTGTGCTAAGTGTCACCAAGTTCACCAGCCATCTAAAAACTCATGTATTGCATGTCACCCACGTTTTGATTTCAAAGTACCCTAG
- a CDS encoding tetratricopeptide repeat-containing diguanylate cyclase: MHRSRLRKLVLNTISATVVALMSLSCAYASDYQQQLNEADKIRTSDIQKFSTILDNLQQHFSEMSAYEQASFQYFELYRKIIRGQIKEAIAGYEQLIESEAPEEIKLRSRLTLVNAYSFTQDWKAGLEQLGVLIISSKQITNSKLKDQLLMVAATFYNSLGQYQLGLDYSQQLKSTTTTLRGQCAAAHFEVEAAFGLNNLSSNSDLFAKGIEKCQQANEAVIIGLINNFKIRSLLKEQNYQAAMSLLTQQLPQIENTRYTPLKGLYYSLIAEAAVKLEQWDVVKKYGELAAPLVAQGQSYQSAVRTYRALYEYYVHVNGTTAALEAYKKYAEADKTYVDDIQAKSLAFQLAQHQSIEQQNRIELLDQQNKLLQLQQQLIENESRGRRDILIALFCVIAMLILIIVQSRRSQRHFRLLAQRDGLTGVFNRRHFTHEAHKLLKHALGQRQRVSCIMFDLDYFKQLNDTQGHGAGDAALKSVAEVAKQHCRPEDIMGRIGGEEFCIILPNTSQQQAVEVAERLRGCFEQIEDANVDSSHTITASFGVSETFISGYSLEILMHDTDLAMYNAKSEGRNRVVAFFEQLRLNLQPVVQ, from the coding sequence ATGCATCGCTCAAGATTGCGTAAGTTAGTGCTCAATACCATCAGTGCGACAGTTGTCGCACTGATGTCGCTCTCTTGCGCTTACGCCAGTGATTACCAGCAACAGCTAAACGAAGCTGACAAGATACGCACCAGCGATATCCAAAAATTCTCCACTATATTAGACAACCTGCAACAACACTTTTCTGAAATGTCTGCATATGAACAGGCATCTTTCCAATACTTTGAGTTGTATCGAAAAATTATTCGCGGTCAAATTAAAGAAGCCATTGCGGGATATGAACAACTCATCGAATCCGAAGCACCAGAGGAAATCAAACTCAGATCCCGTTTGACCTTAGTTAATGCCTATAGTTTTACACAAGATTGGAAAGCTGGCCTTGAGCAATTGGGTGTATTAATAATAAGTTCGAAGCAAATAACCAATTCCAAACTAAAAGATCAATTACTCATGGTCGCAGCAACTTTTTACAATTCTCTAGGCCAGTACCAACTGGGCCTAGATTACAGTCAACAATTGAAAAGTACGACGACGACACTGCGCGGCCAATGTGCGGCAGCACATTTTGAGGTTGAAGCCGCATTCGGCTTGAATAACCTAAGCTCCAACAGCGATTTATTTGCTAAGGGCATTGAAAAATGTCAGCAAGCCAATGAAGCCGTGATAATTGGACTCATCAATAACTTTAAAATTAGAAGCTTGCTTAAAGAGCAGAATTATCAGGCTGCGATGTCACTGCTCACTCAGCAATTACCGCAGATAGAAAATACCCGCTACACCCCATTAAAAGGACTTTATTACTCGTTAATAGCCGAAGCTGCCGTAAAGTTAGAACAATGGGATGTAGTTAAAAAGTACGGCGAACTCGCAGCGCCACTGGTAGCGCAGGGCCAGAGCTACCAATCAGCGGTGAGAACCTATAGAGCCCTGTATGAATATTATGTGCATGTTAACGGCACGACTGCCGCGCTCGAAGCTTATAAAAAATATGCCGAGGCAGATAAAACCTATGTTGATGACATCCAAGCAAAATCACTTGCTTTCCAATTGGCCCAACATCAAAGCATAGAGCAGCAAAACCGCATTGAGCTGCTCGACCAACAAAATAAGCTGCTGCAACTGCAACAACAATTGATTGAAAATGAAAGTCGCGGACGGCGCGATATTCTTATTGCGCTGTTCTGTGTGATTGCCATGCTGATACTCATCATTGTGCAATCACGCCGCTCGCAGCGTCATTTCCGCCTATTGGCTCAACGCGATGGCTTAACAGGGGTGTTTAACCGCCGCCATTTCACTCATGAAGCGCACAAGTTACTGAAGCACGCGTTAGGTCAGCGCCAGCGAGTCAGTTGCATCATGTTCGACTTAGACTATTTTAAACAGCTCAATGACACCCAAGGTCACGGTGCCGGTGATGCAGCGCTAAAAAGTGTTGCTGAGGTGGCGAAGCAGCACTGTCGTCCAGAAGATATTATGGGCCGGATTGGTGGTGAGGAGTTTTGTATCATCCTGCCTAATACCAGCCAACAACAAGCGGTTGAAGTTGCTGAGCGGTTACGTGGCTGTTTTGAACAGATAGAAGATGCCAATGTTGATAGCAGCCATACCATCACGGCTAGCTTTGGTGTTTCTGAAACCTTCATCTCAGGCTACTCTCTCGAAATCTTGATGCACGATACCGACCTTGCCATGTACAACGCCAAGTCTGAAGGTCGTAACCGGGTAGTGGCGTTCTTTGAACAGCTCAGGCTCAACCTACAACCCGTTGTTCAGTAA
- a CDS encoding sensor domain-containing diguanylate cyclase, whose protein sequence is MDNTTLLIQLIFVTGLNGLLTFVFISKQLNHYVSLYWRISAILLFCSTCFFAWLEHYLSAFVIVFSHYLFFLSIMFQLSAAVYFEISRKLFTKIELVLLSAVFIAGFGWFSYVDEDFKSRIVVIWTMLALLGTYAIYFVFVKHRQPTTKAVGIWILFGLTVCLHLVGALLTLNDATAVSLYKSGLLNTIALVYLGMYIITFFVGMQHATIRAQTFQLQQEKDRTAHLFEFLHATAQDLEFSSLYASIENILQSSFNVGTGAIFIRDEAVSGIFNMSYCFDELGLPIEKFKSVSNNMGLAGAAIAQGRAIKVSVDQYHQYVDPAIVQQFKAKGVTHLVSIPLIVGEQALGAVTIIYSAHRPINQLFDIEFFSYLGEQIALVINNAVLYKKVTYLATTDPLTGLFNRRRFKELVKLEQNRMKRQQRCFTIALLDIDHFKSINDSFGHDSGDKVLQAVAAMLKQTCREADSICRWGGEEFVVLLVETGLSEANVVAERIRQECSALQVSGLAQRTVTVSIGLAELRPSDLSVEDLINRADKALYQAKARGRNCVVSDLAG, encoded by the coding sequence ATGGATAACACCACGTTATTAATACAGTTGATCTTTGTTACTGGCCTGAACGGGCTACTCACCTTTGTGTTTATTTCTAAACAACTCAACCATTATGTCAGCCTTTATTGGCGCATCTCGGCCATTCTGCTGTTTTGTTCAACCTGCTTTTTTGCCTGGCTCGAGCATTATCTCAGCGCCTTTGTTATCGTTTTTTCTCACTATCTGTTTTTTTTGAGCATCATGTTTCAGCTGTCGGCGGCAGTGTACTTTGAAATCAGCCGCAAACTGTTCACTAAAATTGAGCTGGTGCTGCTGTCTGCTGTGTTCATCGCGGGTTTTGGGTGGTTTAGCTATGTCGACGAAGATTTTAAATCGCGGATTGTGGTCATCTGGACAATGTTGGCACTGCTGGGGACGTATGCCATCTATTTTGTGTTTGTAAAACATCGGCAACCGACAACTAAAGCCGTGGGGATCTGGATTCTATTTGGCTTGACCGTATGCCTGCATCTCGTGGGGGCATTACTCACGTTAAATGATGCTACCGCGGTGTCACTCTACAAAAGCGGCTTATTAAACACCATTGCGCTGGTGTATTTGGGGATGTACATCATCACCTTTTTTGTGGGGATGCAGCATGCCACTATTCGCGCGCAAACGTTTCAGCTGCAACAAGAAAAAGATCGCACGGCGCACCTGTTTGAGTTTCTCCATGCTACCGCTCAAGACCTTGAGTTTTCGAGTCTTTACGCCTCTATTGAAAATATTTTGCAGAGTTCCTTTAACGTGGGTACTGGGGCAATTTTTATTCGTGATGAAGCGGTTAGCGGCATTTTCAACATGAGTTACTGCTTTGATGAACTGGGGTTGCCGATTGAAAAATTTAAGTCGGTCAGCAATAACATGGGGCTTGCTGGCGCGGCGATTGCGCAAGGACGGGCGATTAAGGTGAGCGTTGATCAATATCACCAGTATGTCGACCCGGCCATTGTGCAGCAATTTAAAGCCAAAGGGGTGACTCATTTGGTCAGTATCCCGTTAATCGTTGGCGAGCAAGCGCTGGGCGCGGTCACCATTATTTACTCGGCTCATCGGCCGATTAACCAGCTGTTTGACATTGAATTTTTCTCGTATCTCGGTGAGCAGATCGCCTTGGTGATCAACAATGCTGTGCTTTATAAAAAGGTGACCTATTTAGCCACCACAGATCCATTGACCGGCTTGTTTAACCGCCGACGCTTTAAAGAGTTGGTGAAATTAGAACAAAACCGCATGAAGCGGCAGCAACGATGCTTCACCATTGCCTTACTGGATATTGACCACTTTAAATCGATCAACGACAGCTTTGGTCATGATAGTGGTGACAAGGTGCTGCAGGCGGTTGCTGCCATGCTGAAACAAACCTGTCGTGAAGCGGATTCTATTTGTCGTTGGGGCGGCGAGGAGTTTGTGGTGTTACTGGTGGAAACCGGCTTAAGTGAAGCCAATGTGGTGGCGGAGCGGATTCGGCAAGAGTGTTCAGCCCTGCAGGTGTCAGGCTTAGCGCAGCGGACGGTAACCGTAAGTATTGGGTTGGCTGAGTTGCGGCCAAGTGATCTGTCAGTCGAAGATTTGATTAATCGCGCTGATAAAGCCTTGTATCAAGCGAAGGCGCGTGGCCGCAATTGTGTGGTGAGCGACTTAGCCGGTTAA
- a CDS encoding pepsin-like aspartic protease, whose product MKASPDSTVIKLPLLNTLAQGGYTAAMRLGSQQQEVRLVIDSGSSTLAVHHSKYQAEHDQHLQPTSLAQEILYGVGGWMGPVIHTEIALGSAKLSQTAVALVQEEASQTFAEADGILGLAYAPLNRSYDFSGYLTSQGTAPPNTYPWPFPSQSHATDKDLAAFKKLQQHATETDLPSTFDALAQQGVCANRFSLVCQRSSIHIDPNYAHPSHDPLNQGWLLLGGGAEQTQHYQGEFHTLKVLHDRYYNVDLIGLNLVGQATIKVTPSDSLLIIAGSSNAIIDTGASLISLPADAFTQLMTQFAQAVTNATELLAPFCGDVTKVIAAQQQGIDAQQLNLADWPAIEFHFQGQNGAPLTLSCAAQHYWQLNSPAHGKAVFKLMGQLPNWTPQSIIGLPLLSAYYVIFERDDTANGTVRFAAPRGR is encoded by the coding sequence ATGAAGGCATCGCCAGACTCGACTGTTATCAAACTTCCGCTGCTTAACACGCTTGCCCAAGGGGGCTATACCGCAGCAATGCGCTTAGGCAGTCAGCAACAAGAAGTCAGGCTAGTGATCGATTCAGGTTCCTCTACGCTGGCGGTTCATCATTCAAAATACCAAGCGGAACACGACCAGCATTTGCAGCCCACCAGCTTAGCGCAAGAGATTCTCTATGGTGTCGGCGGTTGGATGGGGCCGGTGATCCACACCGAAATCGCCCTTGGCTCAGCAAAGTTAAGCCAAACTGCAGTGGCGTTGGTACAAGAGGAAGCGAGCCAGACCTTTGCTGAAGCCGACGGTATTTTAGGGTTGGCCTACGCACCGCTTAATCGAAGTTACGACTTCAGTGGCTATTTAACCTCACAAGGCACTGCGCCGCCGAACACTTACCCTTGGCCATTTCCGAGCCAAAGCCACGCGACCGACAAAGATTTAGCGGCGTTTAAAAAGCTGCAACAACACGCCACCGAAACCGATTTGCCCTCCACCTTTGATGCCCTCGCGCAACAAGGCGTTTGTGCTAACCGTTTTAGTTTAGTGTGCCAGCGCTCCAGCATTCATATTGACCCCAACTATGCCCACCCAAGCCATGATCCCTTAAACCAAGGCTGGTTGTTGCTGGGTGGCGGTGCTGAGCAAACACAACATTATCAAGGCGAATTTCATACGTTAAAGGTATTGCACGATCGCTACTATAACGTTGATCTCATTGGTCTTAATCTTGTTGGTCAAGCCACCATCAAGGTCACGCCGAGCGATTCACTACTCATTATCGCAGGCTCGAGTAACGCCATTATTGATACGGGGGCATCGTTAATCTCGCTCCCCGCAGATGCCTTTACTCAGTTGATGACGCAATTTGCTCAAGCAGTAACAAACGCTACGGAGCTATTGGCACCATTTTGTGGCGACGTCACTAAAGTGATTGCCGCGCAGCAGCAAGGTATCGATGCGCAACAGCTCAATCTTGCCGACTGGCCGGCTATCGAATTTCACTTTCAAGGGCAGAACGGCGCCCCACTGACGCTCAGTTGTGCCGCACAGCACTACTGGCAATTGAATAGTCCGGCGCACGGCAAAGCGGTATTTAAACTGATGGGGCAACTGCCAAATTGGACGCCACAATCGATTATCGGGCTACCACTGCTGAGCGCCTATTACGTGATTTTTGAACGAGATGACACCGCCAACGGCACTGTGCGCTTTGCCGCACCGAGAGGGCGTTAG
- a CDS encoding SAM-dependent methyltransferase, whose product MTATTKGSLTCVGVGMMLGAHICPISRSHIENADIVFSAMSDGFVEKWLEQLNPNVHSLQSLYGKDKSRHKTYKEMVQTIVTAVQQNKKVVAAFYGHPGVFVKPAHQAIEQTRALGFDATMVPGISAEACLYADLGMDPGKQGCQHYETSQFMLYQRRIDPSAMLVLWQIGLAGDLSMGIGTTGVAERRLLLELLAEDYSLEHNCWLYEAATMPLMQPRMEQLPLKALLQAEINQHTTLVIPPEKSLVPNIQMRQRLKILQQQATNISKQDNNVIPFNKREKIQ is encoded by the coding sequence ATGACAGCCACCACTAAAGGTTCTCTCACTTGCGTCGGCGTCGGTATGATGCTCGGGGCGCATATCTGTCCGATCAGTCGCAGCCACATTGAAAATGCCGACATCGTATTTAGCGCCATGTCGGATGGCTTTGTGGAAAAATGGCTCGAGCAGCTCAACCCCAATGTGCACAGCCTGCAATCACTTTATGGCAAGGATAAATCGCGCCATAAAACCTATAAAGAGATGGTGCAAACGATTGTTACCGCCGTGCAGCAAAATAAAAAGGTGGTGGCTGCATTTTATGGTCACCCCGGCGTATTTGTTAAACCAGCACATCAAGCCATTGAACAAACACGCGCTCTAGGCTTTGACGCCACTATGGTGCCGGGCATTTCTGCGGAAGCCTGCCTCTATGCCGACTTAGGTATGGACCCCGGCAAACAAGGCTGCCAACACTATGAAACCAGCCAATTTATGCTGTATCAGCGCCGCATCGACCCGAGTGCCATGCTGGTATTGTGGCAGATTGGTTTGGCCGGCGATCTCAGTATGGGCATTGGCACTACTGGCGTTGCCGAACGCCGCTTACTGCTAGAACTACTGGCAGAAGATTACTCCCTTGAGCATAACTGCTGGCTCTATGAAGCCGCCACCATGCCATTGATGCAACCAAGAATGGAGCAGTTGCCGCTGAAAGCCTTACTGCAAGCGGAAATTAACCAGCACACCACGCTGGTTATCCCACCAGAAAAATCACTGGTGCCTAATATCCAGATGCGGCAACGGCTAAAAATCTTACAGCAACAAGCAACAAATATTTCTAAGCAAGACAACAATGTAATACCATTCAACAAAAGAGAGAAAATACAATGA
- a CDS encoding GNAT family N-acetyltransferase encodes MLLQTERFTLRPLAEQDATLFQSLYCDKELMRHIGPALSEHDAIAAFNTTLKTMYRKAPYCFFWVIEQLEQALGVVGIADIKAKQQAEIGIILLRRAHRKRVADEVVPRVIRYCSEQLELKQLVGTFDSQNLAALRLNKRMGFSNFRAIEGKAQQLQGYLTLNLFKECQ; translated from the coding sequence ATGCTATTGCAAACTGAACGGTTTACCTTAAGGCCATTAGCAGAGCAGGATGCGACACTGTTTCAATCGCTTTATTGCGATAAAGAGTTAATGCGCCATATAGGGCCAGCGCTAAGTGAGCATGACGCTATTGCAGCGTTTAATACCACATTGAAAACAATGTATCGTAAAGCACCCTATTGTTTTTTTTGGGTAATAGAACAACTGGAACAAGCGCTAGGTGTTGTAGGTATCGCAGACATTAAAGCCAAACAACAAGCTGAGATTGGCATAATTCTGCTCCGAAGAGCTCACCGAAAACGGGTGGCGGATGAAGTCGTTCCTCGTGTAATTAGATACTGCAGCGAACAACTCGAGTTAAAGCAACTTGTCGGCACATTCGATTCACAGAATCTCGCCGCACTAAGGCTGAATAAACGCATGGGGTTCAGTAACTTTCGAGCTATTGAGGGCAAAGCTCAGCAGCTTCAAGGCTATCTAACACTTAATCTTTTTAAGGAGTGTCAATGA
- a CDS encoding molybdate ABC transporter substrate-binding protein translates to MTKQKQVLALSLGAALMMGSMHASAATETIELRAAGSLKAAMTEIVNSYQAETNHAVAMQFGPSGLLRKRIEEGEKVDLFASANMKHPEALVAANKGDKVSMFARNELCALAQQNVPLTSENLLDTLLDPQIKLGTSTPKSDPAGDYAWMLFAKAEAVKANAQAALEQKALKLTGDKTSAKAPEGRNPYGWVMENKRADVFLTYCTNAKLAQKQVPDLKIVAIPPALAVGANYGLLVLKDANPNTQALANYILSDKGQAILASYGFKQP, encoded by the coding sequence ATGACAAAGCAAAAGCAGGTATTGGCGCTAAGTTTGGGGGCTGCGCTGATGATGGGTTCTATGCACGCCAGTGCCGCAACAGAGACAATTGAATTGCGCGCTGCGGGTAGCTTAAAGGCGGCGATGACAGAAATTGTGAACAGTTATCAAGCTGAGACCAACCATGCGGTGGCAATGCAATTTGGCCCATCTGGCTTACTGCGTAAGCGCATCGAAGAGGGCGAAAAAGTTGACCTGTTCGCTTCTGCTAACATGAAGCACCCAGAAGCACTTGTCGCGGCCAATAAAGGCGACAAAGTCTCCATGTTTGCCCGCAATGAACTGTGCGCACTGGCGCAACAGAACGTGCCCTTGACCAGTGAAAACTTGCTCGACACCCTGCTCGATCCACAAATTAAGTTGGGCACTTCTACGCCAAAATCAGACCCTGCCGGTGACTATGCGTGGATGTTGTTTGCCAAGGCAGAAGCGGTAAAAGCGAATGCACAAGCGGCGTTAGAGCAAAAGGCGTTGAAACTGACAGGTGACAAAACCAGTGCTAAAGCACCGGAAGGTCGTAACCCTTATGGTTGGGTGATGGAAAACAAACGTGCTGATGTGTTTCTTACCTATTGCACCAACGCTAAGTTAGCCCAGAAACAAGTCCCCGATTTGAAGATTGTGGCAATCCCACCAGCGCTCGCAGTGGGCGCTAATTATGGTTTGCTGGTGTTGAAAGACGCTAATCCAAACACGCAAGCCTTGGCGAATTATATTCTGTCTGACAAAGGTCAGGCGATTTTGGCCAGCTACGGTTTTAAACAACCTTAA